Proteins found in one Enterococcus sp. 9D6_DIV0238 genomic segment:
- the mngB gene encoding mannosylglycerate hydrolase, whose translation MKNVHIVPHMHWDREWYFSTEESRILLVNNMAEILERLENDPEYPYYVLDGQTAVLEDYFAVCPDQKKRVKKLVQAGKLIIGPWYSQTDELVVGGESIVRNLLYGIKDSKKLGDPMMIGYLPDSFGQSGQMPQILNGFNIQRAIFWRGISERHGTDKTEFYWEGNDGSEVLTQLFPLGYAIGKYLPEDKNALKERMDKYFSVLDHGATSNEEIIPNGHDQMPIQKNIFQVIQTLEELYPERKFFLSRYENVFNILEKKTDLPTVKGEFIDGKYSRVHRSIFSTRMDIKAANARIENKLTNSLEPLAAIAYSLGHEYHHGLIEGIWKEIMKNHAHDSIGCCCSDKVHFEIMARFINAEERTDRLIEFYQRKISESTPDKEDSEKLILFNLLPYERTEVVTTEIISKRSALHLVNDRGENLPFEIIQQEIIDPGLIDRQIVHYGNYEPFIKYTICFEKKLPAMGYEVVYIETAESLPKSELTEKEFIDTEYFKIFGNPNGTITVLDKRNNQEYKDILAVEDVADDGDEYDFSPLENDRPRLSKDEVTANISYKHSLLASSMHISYEWSLAKKLEERKSGKTTGKIELEFTIQAVENQPILQLSVQVNNQCEDHRMRLLLPTEIASTFSIADNQFGTVERSVIDEAMTFWQKEEWDERPDAIYPFLTNVSLTNSERTVSVLTNSSREYEVVGEHYDCLAITLFRSVGVLGKENLVRRPGRPSGIKLATPDSQMLKTIKLDFALLFSNEPIEIANPAKYAKEYLTPILAYNQMGYNAMKLNSSMLQVPTSYSLFRQENDTLILSVVKKAEEGSHLLARFFNPTKEDQSLRLKDVQAPAHYQLNEELILENDSKQIGANKVVTVSIKK comes from the coding sequence ATGAAGAATGTACACATTGTGCCCCATATGCATTGGGATCGAGAATGGTATTTTTCAACAGAGGAATCTAGAATTTTATTAGTGAATAATATGGCAGAAATTTTAGAGAGGTTAGAAAATGATCCAGAATATCCCTATTACGTATTAGACGGACAAACAGCTGTTTTAGAAGACTATTTTGCAGTTTGCCCAGACCAAAAAAAACGGGTCAAAAAGCTTGTTCAAGCTGGAAAACTGATCATTGGTCCATGGTATAGCCAAACAGACGAACTAGTTGTAGGCGGAGAATCGATCGTCAGGAATCTACTTTATGGCATCAAGGATAGCAAAAAATTGGGTGATCCAATGATGATCGGCTATCTACCGGATTCTTTTGGTCAAAGCGGGCAGATGCCGCAAATTTTAAATGGATTCAATATTCAACGAGCGATTTTTTGGCGGGGGATTTCTGAACGTCATGGCACAGACAAAACCGAGTTTTATTGGGAGGGAAATGACGGATCTGAGGTTCTGACCCAACTATTTCCATTGGGATATGCTATCGGAAAGTATCTTCCGGAAGATAAGAATGCTTTGAAAGAACGAATGGACAAGTATTTTAGCGTTCTTGATCATGGGGCAACAAGTAATGAAGAAATTATTCCAAATGGTCACGATCAAATGCCGATTCAAAAGAATATTTTCCAAGTGATTCAAACGCTTGAAGAATTATATCCCGAAAGAAAATTTTTCCTTAGCCGCTATGAGAATGTGTTTAATATTTTAGAGAAGAAGACGGACTTACCAACGGTCAAAGGGGAATTTATTGATGGGAAATATAGTCGTGTTCATCGAAGCATTTTTTCGACAAGAATGGATATCAAGGCAGCGAATGCGCGCATTGAAAACAAGCTTACGAACAGTTTAGAACCTCTAGCAGCGATTGCTTATTCACTAGGGCACGAATATCATCATGGGTTGATCGAAGGAATCTGGAAAGAAATCATGAAAAATCATGCGCATGATAGTATCGGCTGTTGTTGTTCGGATAAAGTGCATTTTGAAATCATGGCGCGTTTTATCAATGCTGAGGAACGTACGGATCGTCTGATCGAATTTTATCAACGAAAAATTTCAGAGAGTACGCCTGATAAAGAGGACTCAGAAAAACTGATATTGTTTAATCTATTGCCTTATGAAAGAACTGAAGTTGTAACAACGGAGATTATTTCCAAACGTTCAGCTCTTCATTTAGTGAATGATCGAGGGGAAAATCTTCCTTTTGAGATCATTCAGCAAGAAATAATCGATCCAGGATTGATTGACCGACAGATCGTACATTACGGGAACTATGAACCATTTATTAAATATACGATTTGCTTTGAAAAAAAATTACCAGCAATGGGCTATGAAGTAGTGTATATAGAAACAGCAGAAAGTCTTCCAAAATCGGAATTGACTGAAAAAGAATTTATAGATACGGAGTATTTCAAGATTTTCGGTAATCCTAATGGCACAATAACAGTTCTTGATAAACGAAATAATCAGGAGTATAAAGATATTCTTGCAGTGGAAGATGTAGCGGATGATGGTGATGAGTATGATTTTTCACCCTTAGAAAATGATCGACCTCGTCTATCAAAAGATGAAGTCACAGCAAATATCTCCTATAAGCATAGCTTGCTTGCAAGCTCGATGCATATTTCTTATGAGTGGTCATTAGCGAAAAAACTTGAAGAACGTAAAAGTGGAAAGACGACAGGTAAAATCGAGCTGGAATTTACCATTCAAGCGGTAGAAAATCAGCCGATTCTCCAACTGTCTGTTCAAGTAAATAATCAATGTGAAGATCATCGGATGCGCCTATTATTGCCGACAGAAATTGCTTCGACTTTTTCGATCGCAGACAATCAATTTGGAACAGTTGAACGATCAGTGATCGACGAAGCGATGACATTTTGGCAAAAAGAAGAGTGGGATGAACGCCCGGATGCGATCTATCCATTTTTAACAAACGTTTCATTAACAAATAGTGAGCGGACGGTCTCCGTTTTAACAAATAGCTCAAGAGAGTATGAAGTCGTTGGTGAACACTATGATTGTTTGGCGATCACATTGTTCAGAAGCGTTGGTGTGTTGGGGAAAGAAAATTTAGTGCGTCGTCCAGGAAGGCCCTCAGGAATAAAACTGGCGACTCCTGATTCGCAAATGTTGAAAACAATTAAGTTAGACTTTGCGCTTTTATTTTCGAATGAACCGATCGAAATAGCGAATCCAGCAAAATACGCAAAAGAATACCTAACACCAATTTTAGCCTATAATCAGATGGGGTATAATGCAATGAAACTGAACTCTTCAATGTTACAGGTGCCAACAAGTTATTCGCTGTTCCGTCAAGAAAATGATACACTTATTTTAAGTGTAGTCAAAAAAGCAGAAGAGGGCTCGCACCTTTTAGCGAGATTTTTCAATCCGACTAAAGAGGATCAAAGTTTAAGGTTAAAAGATGTTCAAGCACCAGCTCATTATCAACTAAACGAGGAGCTCATCTTGGAAAATGATTCAAAACAAATCGGTGCAAATAAAGTAGTGACAGTCAGTATCAAAAAATAA
- a CDS encoding N-acetylmannosamine-6-phosphate 2-epimerase gives MFQLEALKGKLIVSCQALENEPLHSSFIMGRMALAAEEGGAKGIRANSVTDINEIKKQTELPVIGIIKRDYDDSEVYITPTMKEVEELLTTSAEIIALDATKQTRPDNEKASDLVERIHRSGRLAMADISTLSEALQAEKDGFDLVSTTLAGYTSYSRKTDTPDFDLLKEIVQQVDVPVIMEGHTDAPEQVTKALELGAFSVVVGSIITRPQLITKRYVEAADKVVRMENDER, from the coding sequence ATGTTCCAGTTAGAAGCATTGAAAGGAAAATTGATCGTGTCTTGTCAAGCGTTGGAGAATGAACCCCTGCATAGCTCGTTTATAATGGGAAGGATGGCGCTAGCTGCTGAAGAAGGTGGTGCAAAGGGAATCAGAGCCAATTCAGTAACTGATATCAATGAGATCAAAAAACAAACAGAATTGCCAGTAATCGGTATTATCAAGCGGGATTATGATGATTCAGAGGTATATATTACGCCGACAATGAAAGAAGTTGAAGAGCTGTTGACGACTTCAGCAGAAATCATCGCTTTAGATGCAACGAAGCAAACAAGACCGGATAATGAAAAAGCAAGTGATTTAGTCGAACGGATCCATCGATCAGGGAGATTAGCAATGGCAGATATCTCCACATTGTCGGAAGCATTGCAAGCGGAGAAGGATGGATTTGATTTAGTGTCAACGACATTGGCTGGATATACATCTTATTCTAGAAAAACGGACACGCCTGATTTTGATCTACTTAAAGAGATCGTTCAGCAAGTTGATGTACCGGTAATTATGGAAGGGCATACAGATGCTCCAGAACAAGTGACTAAAGCACTTGAGTTAGGTGCATTTTCTGTTGTGGTTGGCTCGATCATCACAAGACCGCAATTGATCACAAAGCGTTATGTTGAAGCAGCAGATAAGGTAGTAAGGATGGAAAATGATGAAAGATAA
- the mngA gene encoding PTS 2-O-a-mannosyl-D-glycerate transporter subunit IIABC, whose protein sequence is MNLAHATSEALIFLEASFKTREEVFEFMTKKLYEQGKVSDPKQFLAAVQAREALSVTGFENGLAIPHGKSSVVKEASFAILRLKEPLADYPSLDPANQVSLIFMLAIPEAEAGSTHLDILAKLAGRLSDSDYLEQFKRAETASKILTLLDEPDETVTVPQGDKGLILGITACAAGIAHTYMAAEAITKAANRLGYQARVEKQGAKGMEDRIKAKEVNEAVGIILAHDVSLKGMERFAKLPKVDTTVAEPIKHPDEVVQRLLDKAENYVPSGDDVADFDDTDEQEKSIGQQIKDAILTGISYIIPIIIAGGMISTVAVLITQLFGLQEMAAAEGSWLFLLKGLGGGLLGSLMIPVLAGYMAYSIADKPGLTPGFAGGLAAMTINSGFLGGMLAGLLAGFLMNWMKKNIQAKGVFSGFVTFWVYPVIGSLVVGVVMLFLIGKPVAAINNGLIGWLDTLQGTNALLLGAVLGAMVSFDLGGPVNKAAYAFCIAAMSNGNFIPYCTFASVKMVSAFSLSAACLLKKNLFTEQEREIGNQTWLLGLAGITEGAIPFAMGDPIRVIGSFIGGSIITGAIVAYTGLGLNVPGAGIFSMFLLEGDYSSVMGAFIWLGAAILGAAVSTILLIVTRQHKLRKQANR, encoded by the coding sequence ATGAATCTAGCACACGCAACGTCAGAAGCACTTATTTTTTTAGAAGCATCCTTTAAAACACGTGAAGAAGTTTTTGAATTTATGACGAAAAAACTCTATGAGCAAGGGAAGGTATCAGATCCTAAGCAATTTTTAGCAGCAGTTCAAGCTAGAGAAGCATTGTCGGTGACGGGGTTTGAAAATGGGCTGGCGATTCCACATGGAAAATCTTCAGTAGTCAAGGAAGCTTCGTTTGCGATACTGAGATTGAAGGAGCCGTTAGCAGATTATCCTAGTTTAGATCCTGCGAACCAAGTATCGTTGATTTTTATGTTAGCAATTCCGGAGGCTGAGGCAGGTAGTACTCATTTAGATATTTTAGCAAAATTGGCTGGCCGCTTATCCGATAGCGATTATTTAGAACAATTCAAGCGTGCAGAAACTGCTTCTAAGATTTTGACTTTATTGGATGAACCAGACGAAACTGTAACAGTTCCTCAAGGTGATAAAGGATTGATCTTAGGAATCACAGCTTGTGCCGCAGGGATCGCACACACCTATATGGCTGCTGAGGCGATCACCAAAGCAGCGAACCGACTTGGCTATCAGGCTAGGGTCGAGAAGCAAGGTGCGAAAGGAATGGAAGACCGGATCAAAGCAAAAGAAGTCAATGAGGCAGTGGGAATTATTTTGGCTCATGACGTGTCTCTTAAAGGAATGGAACGCTTTGCGAAGCTTCCTAAGGTCGATACCACAGTGGCAGAGCCGATCAAACATCCTGATGAAGTCGTTCAGCGATTATTGGATAAGGCAGAGAATTATGTACCTAGTGGAGATGATGTGGCAGATTTTGACGATACTGATGAACAAGAGAAATCGATCGGTCAGCAGATAAAAGATGCAATTTTAACAGGAATTTCCTATATTATTCCGATCATCATTGCAGGCGGAATGATTTCAACGGTTGCAGTGTTGATCACTCAATTATTTGGGTTGCAGGAGATGGCTGCAGCTGAAGGTAGTTGGTTGTTTTTACTAAAAGGGCTCGGCGGCGGATTATTGGGAAGCTTGATGATTCCTGTATTGGCAGGGTATATGGCGTATTCGATTGCCGATAAACCAGGCTTGACGCCAGGGTTCGCTGGTGGTTTAGCTGCGATGACGATCAATAGTGGATTTCTTGGCGGGATGTTGGCCGGTTTACTGGCAGGTTTCTTGATGAACTGGATGAAGAAAAATATTCAGGCTAAAGGTGTTTTTTCAGGCTTTGTGACCTTTTGGGTTTATCCAGTGATCGGTTCACTGGTTGTTGGTGTGGTCATGCTTTTTCTTATCGGAAAGCCAGTTGCAGCAATCAATAATGGATTGATTGGCTGGTTAGATACTTTGCAAGGAACGAATGCGTTATTGCTGGGCGCTGTATTAGGAGCGATGGTGTCATTCGATTTGGGTGGACCTGTCAATAAAGCTGCCTATGCATTTTGTATTGCGGCGATGTCAAATGGTAATTTTATTCCTTATTGTACATTTGCTTCGGTTAAAATGGTTTCTGCATTTTCTTTATCCGCAGCGTGCTTATTGAAGAAAAATTTATTTACTGAACAAGAAAGAGAAATCGGCAATCAAACGTGGTTATTAGGCTTAGCGGGAATTACTGAAGGAGCGATCCCGTTTGCGATGGGCGATCCGATTCGAGTGATTGGTTCATTTATTGGAGGCTCTATCATCACTGGGGCGATCGTTGCTTATACGGGACTTGGTTTGAATGTTCCAGGAGCAGGAATTTTCTCGATGTTTTTACTGGAAGGTGACTATAGCAGTGTAATGGGCGCGTTCATTTGGTTAGGCGCAGCAATTTTAGGTGCGGCGGTTTCTACTATTTTATTAATTGTAACAAGACAACATAAATTGCGAAAACAAGCAAATAGATAA
- a CDS encoding Cof-type HAD-IIB family hydrolase, translating into MKDKLLVCDLDGTLLDANGAIDEVSLEKIKQFCEDGGHFVVCTGRMDTDIRYIEDKLGFKSEYRISQNGAVIYDKSEQLYYETIPQKYIATLNRIIFGVGLRTEVSNVTNRLFPSPRDPKDIAEFVDSSIIIENLENFVLEQEKNPTIYLTFGEKQQFQEIREKVEEELGEDAVNIVMTSPNSLEIFSKKVSKGQAVERIIQQLQLERENVYTAGDAESDVSMFHVTPNSYAVQQAEAAIREQADFYAENVGVIIDEMYKGR; encoded by the coding sequence ATGAAAGATAAATTATTGGTTTGTGACCTTGATGGCACATTGCTAGATGCGAATGGAGCCATTGATGAAGTTAGTTTAGAAAAAATAAAACAGTTTTGTGAAGACGGTGGACATTTTGTTGTTTGCACAGGCAGGATGGATACAGACATTCGCTATATCGAAGACAAGCTAGGGTTCAAAAGTGAATATCGAATTAGCCAAAATGGAGCTGTGATTTATGACAAAAGTGAACAATTGTACTATGAAACGATCCCCCAAAAATATATTGCTACTTTAAACAGGATTATTTTTGGCGTGGGACTACGTACGGAAGTATCTAATGTTACGAACCGTCTTTTTCCTAGTCCGAGAGATCCTAAAGATATTGCGGAGTTTGTTGATTCATCGATCATTATTGAGAATCTGGAGAATTTTGTTCTGGAACAAGAAAAAAATCCAACGATCTATCTTACGTTTGGAGAAAAGCAACAGTTTCAGGAAATTCGTGAAAAGGTCGAAGAGGAGTTAGGAGAAGATGCTGTCAACATTGTCATGACTAGTCCCAATTCATTAGAAATCTTTTCAAAAAAAGTATCGAAAGGACAAGCGGTGGAACGAATCATTCAGCAATTGCAATTAGAACGTGAAAATGTTTATACTGCGGGAGATGCTGAAAGTGATGTGTCAATGTTTCATGTGACACCAAATTCTTATGCTGTCCAACAGGCAGAGGCGGCAATAAGAGAGCAGGCTGATTTTTACGCAGAGAATGTTGGAGTGATCATTGACGAAATGTATAAAGGAAGGTGA
- a CDS encoding PTS sugar transporter subunit IIC: MKSNVVEKMLVVANKFSSQRHIAAIRDGFVALIPVTIIASFWVLINNLVLSPSNGLLKHFSGAARWMDLGNQIYNSSLGILAILIAATIGYKLAISYQEEGLFGAVMGVIAFFLVLPAQNIVTDSNGETFTAAAFTQAQTSATGMFLAIVATLVSVTLLSKFSKMNALKIRMHESVPPLIAKSFNVLIPAFLVTTIIGLVEVMIVWFAHTDIPTIITKFFQAPLVASFQSIGGLLVYVFLSNLLWAFGLHGTFILGSIGEPIMMTAIQENMDALKNNAELPNIVTKPFLDAFGWMGGGGMLICLVIAIFIGSKRSDYRSITKVGVIPSLFNVSEPLMFGIPVVFNPLLGIPLVIVPMVTTGLAYFATSIGLIAKTSVLIPWTTPPILSGYLATNGDWRAALLQIVLLIIGVLIYLPFVFMTNKESA, translated from the coding sequence ATGAAATCAAACGTAGTCGAAAAAATGTTGGTCGTTGCAAATAAGTTTTCTAGTCAGAGGCATATTGCGGCGATTCGAGATGGTTTTGTGGCCTTGATACCAGTTACGATCATTGCATCTTTTTGGGTGTTGATCAATAATCTCGTATTGAGTCCATCCAACGGTTTGTTGAAACATTTTAGCGGTGCTGCTCGATGGATGGACTTAGGGAATCAAATCTATAATTCTTCATTAGGAATTTTAGCGATTTTGATTGCTGCGACGATTGGTTATAAACTAGCGATCAGCTACCAAGAAGAAGGGCTATTTGGTGCGGTGATGGGTGTGATAGCTTTCTTCCTTGTCTTGCCTGCTCAAAATATTGTTACAGATAGTAACGGAGAAACCTTTACAGCCGCAGCATTCACACAAGCGCAGACTAGTGCGACTGGAATGTTTTTGGCAATCGTTGCCACCTTGGTTTCTGTCACCCTTCTTTCAAAATTTTCAAAAATGAACGCGCTGAAAATTAGAATGCATGAGAGTGTTCCGCCATTGATTGCAAAGTCATTTAATGTACTGATTCCAGCCTTTTTAGTTACAACGATCATAGGACTTGTAGAAGTAATGATCGTTTGGTTCGCTCATACGGATATCCCAACGATCATTACAAAATTTTTCCAAGCGCCATTGGTTGCATCTTTTCAATCGATCGGTGGACTGTTGGTTTATGTTTTTCTAAGTAACCTTTTATGGGCTTTTGGGTTACATGGGACGTTCATTTTAGGTTCGATCGGGGAACCGATCATGATGACTGCGATTCAGGAAAATATGGACGCATTGAAAAACAATGCAGAATTACCGAACATCGTCACTAAACCATTTCTAGATGCTTTCGGCTGGATGGGTGGAGGAGGAATGTTGATTTGTCTAGTTATCGCTATCTTTATAGGCTCTAAACGTTCAGATTATCGTTCAATTACTAAAGTTGGTGTGATTCCTTCCTTATTCAATGTTAGTGAACCGCTGATGTTTGGGATACCGGTCGTCTTCAATCCTTTGCTAGGCATTCCGTTAGTGATTGTTCCGATGGTCACTACAGGGCTCGCTTATTTTGCGACAAGCATTGGTTTGATCGCTAAAACTTCTGTGTTGATTCCTTGGACCACGCCACCGATTCTTTCAGGGTATTTGGCTACGAATGGTGATTGGCGCGCAGCACTGTTACAAATTGTTTTATTGATCATCGGCGTCTTGATTTATCTACCATTCGTTTTCATGACAAACAAAGAAAGTGCTTGA
- a CDS encoding DUF4127 family protein: MLKIVYIPLDERPCNADYPLNAAAVSKEIQCTMLPKERMGNKKKPGDLDAIWQFINEAAENSDAAVISTEMVLYGGLLASRLHELKEAALLTYEKRIRSLKKTNPRLKIYASNLIMRTPKYNSSDEEPEYYEEYGERIFRYGWLLDKKTRESLDADENLELDQLKQELPIAIIKDYEDRRSFNVKVNLLNIRLVEEGVIDFLVIPQDDSAAYGYTAMDQKKVYHAIEEKNLKDQIMVYPGADEVGFTLLARAYNQYKNKVPTVYVQFSSTLGPEIVPLYEDRIINESLKAHVMAAGMRLTKNQDSADYYLAYNTPGKVMQESWDQLENKDVTYDSYRHLMTFVDEIACAAKSGKIIGICDSAYANGGDRELLQLLDKLGLINQLSVYKAWNTNCNSLGSALGALALIDEQVDHSQLMNNLYSNLFEDIFYQALIRMDVTENYLPQIDANYFDLKDQVEAVLMKVESEMNHLEKRYLKKSLKGKHIEFTEMSSPWNRMFEINCQVRVTEGE, from the coding sequence ATGCTGAAAATTGTGTATATTCCTTTAGATGAGCGACCGTGCAATGCAGATTATCCGCTGAATGCAGCAGCAGTTTCTAAAGAGATACAGTGTACGATGTTGCCAAAAGAAAGGATGGGAAATAAAAAGAAGCCTGGTGATCTTGATGCTATTTGGCAATTTATTAATGAAGCAGCCGAAAATAGTGATGCAGCTGTTATATCAACAGAAATGGTTCTTTATGGAGGGTTGCTTGCTTCCAGATTACATGAGTTAAAAGAAGCTGCATTGCTAACGTATGAGAAAAGAATACGATCGTTAAAGAAAACGAATCCTCGATTAAAAATTTATGCATCCAATTTGATCATGAGAACACCAAAATATAATAGTTCAGATGAAGAACCAGAGTATTATGAAGAATACGGTGAACGAATTTTTCGCTATGGCTGGCTGCTAGACAAAAAAACTAGGGAATCTTTAGATGCAGATGAAAATTTGGAGCTTGATCAGCTGAAACAAGAGCTCCCAATTGCGATCATCAAGGATTATGAAGACCGTCGTTCGTTCAACGTTAAAGTAAATCTTTTAAATATTCGACTTGTGGAAGAAGGAGTGATCGATTTTCTTGTGATTCCGCAAGATGATTCAGCAGCTTACGGCTATACTGCAATGGATCAAAAGAAGGTTTATCATGCTATTGAGGAAAAAAACTTAAAAGATCAAATCATGGTTTATCCAGGGGCAGATGAAGTTGGCTTTACTTTATTAGCTAGAGCCTATAATCAGTATAAAAATAAAGTACCTACTGTGTACGTTCAATTTTCTTCAACACTAGGTCCTGAAATCGTTCCGCTATACGAAGATCGAATCATCAATGAAAGTCTAAAAGCTCACGTAATGGCTGCGGGAATGAGATTGACGAAAAATCAGGACTCTGCTGATTATTATTTAGCGTATAATACTCCTGGAAAAGTAATGCAGGAATCATGGGATCAGCTTGAAAATAAAGACGTCACTTATGACTCTTATCGCCATCTTATGACTTTTGTCGATGAGATTGCTTGTGCTGCAAAATCAGGGAAAATCATTGGAATATGTGATAGCGCATACGCGAATGGCGGAGATCGTGAATTACTTCAACTTTTAGATAAACTGGGCTTGATCAATCAACTTTCTGTTTATAAGGCGTGGAATACAAATTGTAATTCCTTAGGTAGTGCATTAGGGGCGTTGGCGCTGATCGATGAGCAGGTCGATCATTCACAACTTATGAATAATTTGTATTCAAATCTATTTGAAGATATCTTTTATCAAGCACTTATTCGTATGGACGTCACTGAGAATTATTTACCTCAGATCGATGCAAATTATTTTGATTTGAAAGATCAAGTTGAAGCGGTACTAATGAAAGTCGAAAGTGAAATGAATCATTTAGAAAAACGTTATTTAAAGAAATCTCTTAAAGGAAAGCATATTGAATTTACAGAAATGTCTTCACCTTGGAATCGAATGTTTGAAATAAACTGTCAAGTAAGAGTGACGGAGGGAGAATAA
- a CDS encoding MurR/RpiR family transcriptional regulator: protein MDLLAMISSFFPSLSKSEKKVAQLILSNPDEIEYLSINEISAMASVGESTVVRFARKIGFSGFQDLKLALAKYQATVIKKDSRESDGEKGIIYQQYIDSLAETMGFLKEDQIQKAVTSIHEARRIYIFAVGNSGLVGMNLSNRLKRLGKWVEFVQDGQLQSIYATMMTKDDLAFAISTSGNTNEVIINVEMAKSHGCKSISLTNYLGSKLTEISDLALIGSSKEYISDAGSFAAMVNQMFIVDVLAKELVKLAPDHYHELRMKRNEALMNRIN, encoded by the coding sequence ATGGATTTATTAGCAATGATCAGCAGCTTTTTTCCATCGTTAAGTAAGTCTGAGAAGAAAGTTGCTCAATTGATTTTAAGTAATCCTGATGAAATAGAATATTTATCGATTAATGAAATTTCTGCAATGGCAAGTGTGGGTGAAAGCACGGTTGTTCGTTTTGCTAGAAAAATCGGTTTTTCTGGATTTCAAGATTTGAAGCTGGCTTTAGCTAAATATCAAGCAACTGTCATCAAAAAGGATAGTAGAGAAAGTGATGGGGAGAAGGGAATCATCTATCAGCAATATATCGATAGTTTAGCTGAAACGATGGGCTTTTTAAAAGAGGATCAAATTCAAAAAGCTGTTACTTCTATCCATGAAGCGAGACGTATTTATATATTTGCTGTGGGAAATTCAGGTCTTGTCGGAATGAACTTAAGTAATCGCTTGAAGCGTTTAGGAAAATGGGTCGAGTTTGTTCAAGATGGGCAACTACAAAGTATTTATGCAACGATGATGACAAAAGATGATTTAGCTTTTGCTATCAGTACCTCTGGTAATACGAATGAAGTGATCATCAATGTAGAGATGGCTAAATCTCATGGATGTAAGTCTATTTCATTAACAAACTATCTTGGCTCTAAACTAACTGAAATCAGCGATCTAGCCTTAATTGGATCATCTAAAGAATATATTTCGGATGCGGGTTCATTTGCGGCGATGGTCAACCAAATGTTCATTGTTGATGTATTGGCTAAAGAATTAGTCAAGCTTGCTCCTGATCATTATCATGAGCTACGTATGAAGCGTAATGAAGCGTTGATGAATCGCATAAATTAA
- a CDS encoding glycerate kinase, translating into MKIVTAIDSMKGSLTSKQANQIVAEVFRDEKIEVTEIAIADGGEGTVEAFVTNANGEVISVKCHNLLGDEITADYGWLGEEKTAVIESAATCGIQFLKGTSETHPHNTNSYGLGEQILSAAQKGAKRIIIGLGGTGTIDGGIGLLACLGVEFFDSQNQLVSPIPRNFKKITRVETQKMPMMLKELEIIVAADVKSTITGEKGAVYLFGEQKGLQSNELATFEEEMTHYSKLLLEGAESQEGDGAAGGIGLALRAILQAKVVSGLDLIAEQSHLPEIIQQADLVITGEGKIDSQSLQGKVPVGIGAMAQKHQVPVLVFVGAMQGESDEFEKAGLSVIIPIVNEVTTLNEALMYAEQNLRQAAERTKKLLFLLT; encoded by the coding sequence ATGAAAATTGTGACGGCGATCGATTCGATGAAAGGCTCCCTAACGAGCAAGCAAGCGAATCAAATTGTGGCAGAAGTTTTTAGAGATGAAAAAATAGAGGTCACAGAAATTGCAATTGCTGACGGTGGGGAAGGAACGGTAGAGGCTTTTGTAACGAATGCTAATGGGGAAGTAATATCAGTTAAGTGTCATAATTTATTAGGAGATGAAATAACAGCTGATTATGGTTGGCTGGGAGAAGAAAAAACGGCTGTGATCGAATCGGCAGCGACTTGCGGGATCCAATTTTTAAAGGGGACATCTGAAACACATCCCCACAATACCAATTCTTATGGCTTGGGCGAACAAATTCTTTCTGCAGCACAAAAAGGAGCTAAGCGAATCATTATTGGCTTAGGCGGAACAGGAACGATCGATGGCGGAATCGGTTTATTAGCCTGTCTAGGCGTTGAATTTTTCGACAGCCAAAATCAATTGGTTTCACCGATTCCTCGTAATTTTAAAAAAATCACCAGAGTAGAAACCCAAAAAATGCCAATGATGTTAAAAGAGCTTGAAATCATCGTTGCTGCAGATGTAAAAAGCACGATTACAGGTGAAAAAGGAGCAGTCTATTTATTTGGAGAGCAAAAAGGTCTGCAAAGCAATGAGCTAGCTACTTTTGAAGAAGAGATGACACATTATAGTAAATTATTATTGGAAGGAGCAGAGTCGCAAGAAGGTGATGGCGCAGCTGGTGGGATTGGATTAGCTCTTCGGGCGATCCTGCAGGCAAAAGTGGTATCTGGTTTGGACCTGATCGCTGAACAGTCTCATTTACCAGAAATAATCCAACAAGCAGATCTGGTTATTACAGGTGAAGGAAAAATCGATAGCCAAAGTTTACAGGGAAAAGTCCCAGTAGGTATCGGTGCAATGGCGCAAAAGCATCAAGTTCCCGTTCTCGTATTTGTAGGTGCGATGCAAGGAGAATCTGACGAATTTGAAAAAGCAGGACTATCAGTGATCATTCCTATCGTAAACGAGGTAACAACTTTGAACGAAGCGCTTATGTATGCTGAACAAAATCTGCGTCAGGCAGCAGAAAGAACGAAAAAACTTCTTTTTCTGTTAACGTAG